One segment of Capillibacterium thermochitinicola DNA contains the following:
- a CDS encoding Ger(x)C family spore germination protein produces the protein MKRKALLFCLFPLILMGCWNAEDINDRVLVLAAGLDQGENGRLRLSVQVPIVEELLPIFGSPQVNKGSFAVLTAEGESIIGAVPTLQSKTQRTLFFGHMKTVLIAEELAAAGLKSIIDALRRHPGVPPQAHVLLVKDEAAAMLSHALWHKGIPGISLVTFFHAQGKRDQAFDQPVWRLVRNISLPTQDAFLPILEYDTDEETFIIEGLGVLHDDRLVGELSGEEARMFGLLSGNTRSAYLNLPISEYGWVAMRQVRAKTKIGYKKTRTGPVITIDVKAHGCLIESTKMAVRLNREDRQRIDHAVSTHLEREMRKTLQKLQGLGADLLALGEMYRVHNASTWEPSAWERIYPEIPIEVKVEFTVDNYGILR, from the coding sequence ATGAAAAGGAAGGCGCTTCTCTTCTGTCTATTCCCCTTAATCCTGATGGGTTGCTGGAATGCGGAAGACATCAACGACCGGGTGCTTGTTTTGGCCGCCGGGTTGGACCAAGGGGAGAACGGACGGCTCCGCCTGTCGGTGCAGGTTCCGATTGTGGAGGAACTATTGCCGATCTTTGGGAGTCCGCAGGTGAACAAAGGGTCGTTTGCGGTCTTGACCGCCGAAGGGGAGAGTATCATTGGCGCGGTACCGACACTCCAGAGCAAAACCCAACGGACGCTTTTTTTCGGACATATGAAGACGGTACTCATCGCCGAGGAATTGGCCGCGGCCGGTCTAAAAAGCATCATTGACGCCCTTCGGCGGCACCCGGGAGTTCCACCCCAGGCCCATGTTCTCCTGGTCAAGGATGAGGCGGCGGCCATGTTGAGCCATGCTCTATGGCATAAGGGGATTCCGGGAATCAGTTTGGTTACCTTCTTTCATGCGCAGGGGAAGCGGGACCAGGCGTTTGATCAGCCTGTATGGCGATTGGTCCGTAATATCAGCCTGCCAACGCAAGATGCTTTTCTACCGATTCTGGAGTATGATACGGACGAGGAGACTTTTATTATCGAAGGTTTAGGAGTGTTACATGACGACCGTCTGGTCGGGGAGTTGTCGGGGGAGGAAGCCCGGATGTTTGGGCTCCTCAGCGGGAATACCCGGAGTGCCTACCTCAATTTGCCCATCTCCGAGTACGGCTGGGTTGCCATGCGCCAAGTCCGGGCAAAAACCAAAATAGGCTACAAAAAAACCCGGACGGGGCCGGTGATCACCATTGATGTTAAAGCCCATGGTTGTCTCATCGAATCGACAAAAATGGCGGTTAGACTGAACCGGGAAGACCGGCAGCGGATTGACCATGCGGTCAGTACCCACCTGGAACGGGAGATGCGCAAGACCCTCCAAAAACTGCAAGGGCTTGGTGCAGACCTTCTAGCCCTCGGGGAAATGTACCGTGTTCATAATGCCTCGACTTGGGAACCCTCTGCTTGGGAACGGATTTACCCGGAGATTCCCATCGAAGTGAAGGTCGAGTTCACCGTGGACAACTACGGTATCTTGCGGTAA
- a CDS encoding SIMPL domain-containing protein yields the protein MNSSLKVGLILGVSLIISAVIFGSYFYQAQSPGQTISVVGAASKDFEADQVKWTLNIEEEVLGNDLTAGYVKLQAIREKIFALLATKGIDRESITMKPAYVYKEYDYNGNSRVFRGYQFQQTIYVITDQVDAVEALAFDPVELLDGGTINSTLEYFYTGIDELKKELVGEATRNARERAEKMVEQTDVKVGKIVSVRSGVFQITEPNSTRVEAAGIHDTSTRRQQIRVTAHVTFNLK from the coding sequence GTGAATTCCAGTCTTAAAGTGGGTTTGATTCTTGGGGTATCATTGATTATTTCTGCAGTTATTTTTGGTTCCTATTTTTATCAGGCCCAGAGTCCCGGCCAGACCATCAGTGTGGTGGGGGCGGCTTCCAAGGACTTTGAGGCGGATCAGGTGAAGTGGACGCTCAATATCGAAGAGGAAGTTTTGGGTAATGATCTGACGGCCGGTTACGTGAAACTCCAGGCGATCCGGGAAAAGATCTTTGCACTGCTTGCCACAAAAGGTATCGACCGTGAAAGTATTACCATGAAGCCGGCCTACGTCTATAAGGAGTATGATTACAACGGAAACTCCCGGGTTTTTCGGGGTTACCAATTCCAACAGACAATCTACGTGATCACCGACCAGGTGGACGCGGTTGAAGCGCTGGCCTTTGATCCGGTGGAACTGCTGGATGGGGGGACGATCAACTCGACTTTGGAATATTTCTATACCGGCATTGATGAACTCAAAAAGGAACTGGTGGGGGAAGCAACCAGAAATGCCCGGGAACGGGCGGAGAAAATGGTGGAGCAGACCGATGTGAAAGTTGGCAAGATCGTGTCTGTCCGTTCCGGCGTGTTTCAGATCACCGAACCCAATTCGACCAGGGTTGAAGCGGCCGGCATCCATGATACTTCGACCCGTCGGCAACAGATCCGGGTTACGGCCCATGTGACGTTTAATTTGAAATGA
- a CDS encoding phosphoglucomutase (catalyzes the interconversion of alpha-D-glucose 1-phosphate to alpha-D-glucose 6-phosphate), translating into MAERVIHPLAGQQARPEDLYTREQITTWYENPGGPLQPIKNGTSGHRGHTGVGFSQFHVAAMTQALVDIRRERGTFGPVLPEELKDKPLGPLVMGKDVRFASDLAQQTAVEVFAGNGMKVLLHRGGRSTPTPVVSHAILSRVARGEKVEGVIITASHNPPEDAGYKSNGLDGGPNTRTAPIDEKGNYYLEHRDQIKRLPYQAAVEKGLVEEIDLITPYVRELGGVVDMDRIKKERFAVTPLGGSAHGYYEAVNAMYGTQIEVVLAEPDPTSSNRTYDWDGKLRGDPSSHYVMMAVQGIREKLRVPFIGANDNDADRFGGEDGTGILNPNHVLCVLFDYLAAHRDFPAAMGVGRTIGTTHLLDRIAAHYGRPAYEVNVGFKHYVAGLQAGKYVLAGEESAGVSFPRRDGSLWVTEKDGIAAVLLMMEVIATTGKDIGTLYRELEKQYGPYQYEREDQPARPEQKARLMQLAADPNQVKALLFGKKVAGRTIERLVIGDGIKVVLSGGVWVLKRASGTENIIKDYREELGESLATARKASEEIGAYLGLN; encoded by the coding sequence ATGGCGGAACGAGTGATCCATCCTCTTGCGGGGCAGCAGGCCCGGCCGGAGGACCTTTATACCAGGGAACAGATTACCACTTGGTACGAGAACCCCGGCGGCCCATTACAGCCCATCAAAAACGGAACGTCCGGACACCGGGGCCATACCGGGGTGGGGTTCTCCCAGTTTCATGTGGCGGCCATGACCCAGGCGTTGGTTGATATCCGGCGCGAGCGGGGTACGTTTGGGCCGGTGCTCCCGGAAGAACTTAAGGACAAACCCCTCGGCCCGTTGGTGATGGGCAAGGATGTCCGTTTCGCTTCGGATCTGGCCCAACAAACCGCGGTGGAGGTTTTTGCCGGGAACGGGATGAAGGTTCTGCTCCACCGGGGCGGGCGGAGTACACCGACCCCGGTTGTTTCCCACGCGATCCTGAGCCGGGTTGCCCGGGGCGAGAAGGTGGAAGGGGTAATTATCACTGCTTCCCATAACCCCCCGGAGGATGCGGGGTATAAGAGTAACGGGTTGGACGGCGGGCCCAATACCCGCACCGCCCCCATTGATGAAAAAGGCAACTACTATCTTGAGCATCGCGACCAGATTAAACGCCTGCCCTACCAGGCCGCCGTGGAGAAGGGACTGGTTGAAGAGATCGACCTGATCACCCCCTACGTGCGGGAACTCGGCGGGGTGGTCGATATGGACCGGATTAAAAAGGAGCGCTTTGCCGTTACCCCCCTGGGCGGGTCGGCCCATGGCTACTATGAGGCGGTTAATGCGATGTACGGTACCCAAATCGAGGTAGTCCTTGCGGAGCCGGATCCCACCTCTTCCAACCGGACCTATGACTGGGACGGCAAGTTACGTGGGGACCCCTCCTCCCACTATGTGATGATGGCGGTGCAGGGGATCCGGGAAAAACTGCGGGTCCCCTTCATCGGGGCCAATGATAATGATGCGGACCGGTTTGGCGGTGAGGACGGGACCGGGATTTTAAACCCCAACCATGTTCTGTGTGTGCTCTTCGACTATCTGGCGGCCCACCGGGACTTTCCGGCGGCGATGGGGGTCGGGCGTACTATTGGCACGACCCACCTGTTGGACCGGATTGCGGCCCACTACGGCCGTCCGGCCTATGAGGTCAATGTCGGCTTTAAGCACTACGTGGCGGGGTTACAGGCCGGGAAATACGTCTTGGCCGGGGAAGAGAGCGCCGGGGTTTCCTTCCCGCGCCGGGACGGCAGCCTCTGGGTGACGGAAAAGGACGGGATCGCCGCGGTGCTCTTGATGATGGAAGTCATCGCCACCACCGGTAAAGATATTGGCACCCTCTACCGGGAGTTGGAGAAGCAGTACGGTCCTTATCAGTATGAGCGGGAGGACCAGCCCGCCCGGCCGGAGCAGAAGGCGCGCTTAATGCAACTGGCGGCCGACCCGAACCAGGTCAAGGCGCTTCTGTTCGGGAAGAAGGTGGCGGGACGGACGATTGAGCGGCTGGTGATCGGGGATGGCATTAAAGTGGTTTTATCCGGCGGTGTTTGGGTCCTGAAACGGGCTTCCGGAACCGAAAACATCATCAAGGATTACCGCGAAGAACTGGGCGAGTCCCTGGCAACGGCGCGCAAAGCCTCGGAGGAGATCGGTGCTTATTTGGGGCTGAATTAA